The Campylobacter concisus genome has a window encoding:
- a CDS encoding YajQ family cyclic di-GMP-binding protein: MATEHSFDISAEVDMMEVKNALETAKKEIAARYDFKGLAAEVELNEKEKFITLLSSSDNKIDALKDIVISKLIKRNIPPVAITETKREPASGGNLKATLKLNDTLDGENSKKITKAIKDSKIKVSAQIRGEEIRVTSKSIDDLQECIKLVRGLNLELPISFKNLK; the protein is encoded by the coding sequence ATGGCAACCGAACATAGCTTTGATATAAGTGCCGAGGTCGATATGATGGAGGTTAAAAACGCTCTTGAGACGGCAAAAAAAGAGATCGCAGCAAGGTATGACTTTAAGGGGCTTGCGGCTGAGGTAGAGCTAAATGAAAAGGAGAAATTTATCACGCTTCTTAGCTCAAGTGACAACAAGATCGACGCGCTAAAAGATATCGTGATCTCAAAGCTCATCAAGCGTAACATCCCACCAGTAGCGATCACAGAGACAAAAAGAGAGCCAGCGAGCGGGGGAAATTTAAAGGCGACGCTAAAGCTAAATGATACGCTTGACGGCGAAAACTCAAAAAAGATCACCAAAGCGATCAAAGACTCAAAGATCAAAGTAAGCGCGCAGATCAGGGGCGAAGAGATCAGAGTGACAAGCAAAAGCATAGACGATCTGCAGGAGTGTATAAAGCTGGTTAGGGGGTTGAATCTAGAACTTCCGATAAGCTTTAAAAACCTAAAATAA
- a CDS encoding multidrug ABC transporter permease/ATP-binding protein has protein sequence MLANLIKSNLFSIIKIVILTLVFSGLGVWTLSFINNELVNLKEFNAFVAVKFIVVLLLFFLSAIAANISLTNFGHKFIYELRYQSVKQILDTPNSVINEIGKAKIIASLNNDIKTITFAFMSATGFIQSLVFIICASIYLCVIAPKVFIFSAVWIGATLFINTLFMKKIHFYFKDSRTQDDALQRHYDDIVEGHRELSLNRERAQICFDELNLTGDKKRQSMVKADVFHALSDNFTNVMLLGSVGLCVFLCVAFGWASLQTALSISLTILFLRGSFMSMVGSIPAALSAKVSLEKIMSLNLNEFKEGFKFDDSLSDEWQSIRLKDINFNYDHGKFSLNDVNLEIKRGEITFIIGKNGSGKSTLINILCGLIRPSSGEIYLDSTKIDEANLQSYQAKISAIFADFYLFSQTLSHEGFASQSDIDELLALLEIDKKVSVIDNKLSTTQLSTGQRKRLSLLIAILERRSILILDEWAADQDPLFKRKFYKEILPFLQSKGVSVIAVSHDDSYFDVATRIILVKDGFVRELDEAERISAAKDAVEKIK, from the coding sequence ATGCTTGCGAATTTAATAAAAAGCAATCTTTTTTCAATAATAAAAATAGTGATCCTGACGCTTGTCTTTAGTGGGCTTGGCGTCTGGACGCTCTCTTTTATCAACAACGAACTTGTAAATTTAAAAGAATTTAACGCCTTTGTAGCGGTTAAATTTATAGTTGTTTTGCTTCTCTTTTTTCTAAGCGCCATCGCTGCAAACATCTCGCTCACAAATTTCGGACATAAATTTATCTACGAGCTTAGATATCAAAGTGTAAAGCAAATTTTAGACACGCCAAATAGCGTGATAAACGAGATCGGCAAGGCAAAGATCATAGCAAGTCTAAACAATGACATAAAGACGATCACATTTGCATTTATGAGCGCTACTGGCTTCATACAAAGCCTAGTTTTCATCATCTGTGCGAGCATCTATCTTTGCGTGATCGCGCCAAAAGTTTTTATATTTAGCGCCGTTTGGATCGGTGCGACACTTTTTATAAACACGCTTTTTATGAAGAAAATTCACTTCTATTTTAAAGATTCAAGGACGCAAGATGACGCGCTGCAAAGGCACTACGACGACATCGTTGAGGGGCACAGAGAGCTTAGCCTAAACAGAGAAAGAGCGCAAATTTGCTTTGATGAGCTAAATTTGACAGGCGATAAGAAGCGACAAAGCATGGTAAAAGCCGACGTATTTCACGCACTAAGTGATAATTTCACAAACGTGATGCTCCTTGGCTCGGTTGGACTTTGCGTATTTTTGTGCGTGGCATTTGGCTGGGCGAGCCTGCAAACAGCACTTAGCATAAGCCTTACGATACTATTTTTAAGAGGCTCATTTATGAGCATGGTTGGCTCCATACCAGCCGCACTTAGCGCAAAGGTGAGCTTAGAAAAGATCATGAGTTTAAATTTAAATGAATTTAAAGAAGGCTTTAAATTTGATGATAGCCTAAGCGATGAGTGGCAAAGCATCAGGCTAAAGGATATAAATTTCAACTACGACCACGGCAAATTTAGCCTAAATGATGTAAATTTAGAGATCAAACGCGGCGAGATAACATTTATCATCGGTAAAAATGGCAGCGGCAAAAGCACGCTTATAAACATTCTTTGCGGACTTATCCGTCCAAGCAGCGGTGAAATTTACCTTGATAGCACAAAGATAGATGAGGCAAATTTACAAAGCTATCAAGCCAAGATAAGTGCCATCTTTGCTGATTTTTATCTATTTTCGCAAACACTCTCTCATGAAGGCTTTGCCAGCCAAAGCGATATAGATGAACTTTTAGCTCTGCTTGAGATCGATAAAAAGGTAAGTGTCATTGATAATAAACTTAGCACCACGCAGCTCTCAACCGGTCAGAGAAAGCGCCTAAGCCTGCTAATAGCCATATTAGAGCGCCGCTCTATCCTTATCCTCGATGAGTGGGCGGCCGATCAAGACCCGCTATTTAAACGTAAATTTTACAAAGAAATTTTGCCGTTTTTACAAAGCAAGGGTGTGAGCGTCATCGCCGTAAGCCACGATGATAGCTACTTTGACGTGGCAACTAGGATCATTTTAGTAAAAGATGGCTTTGTGCGTGAGCTTGATGAGGCTGAGCGCATAAGTGCTGCAAAAGACGCCGTTGAGAAGATAAAATAA
- a CDS encoding NuoB/complex I 20 kDa subunit family protein: MAKHQINYAANGGLPVVLTTVDKLVQWGRSNSLWALSYGLACCAIEMMASGASRYDFDRFGTIFRASPRHSEVMIIAGTLTKKHAEFTRRLYDQMPEPKWVISMGSCANTGGMFNTYSTVQGVDRIIPVDIYIPGCAPRPETLQYALMMLQKKIRKQSAFRAQKPRKLEI; encoded by the coding sequence ATGGCAAAGCATCAGATAAACTACGCTGCAAATGGCGGTCTGCCAGTAGTTTTAACAACCGTTGATAAGCTCGTGCAGTGGGGCAGGAGCAACTCGCTTTGGGCGCTTAGCTACGGGCTTGCATGCTGTGCGATCGAGATGATGGCGAGTGGCGCTAGCAGATATGACTTTGATAGATTTGGTACTATATTTCGCGCTAGTCCAAGGCACTCAGAGGTGATGATCATAGCTGGCACGCTAACTAAAAAGCACGCTGAATTTACAAGGCGTTTGTATGACCAGATGCCTGAGCCAAAGTGGGTCATCTCGATGGGTAGCTGCGCAAACACTGGCGGTATGTTTAACACCTATTCAACCGTTCAAGGCGTAGACCGCATAATCCCAGTCGATATCTACATCCCAGGCTGTGCCCCGCGCCCAGAGACACTTCAGTATGCACTTATGATGCTACAAAAAAAGATAAGAAAACAAAGTGCATTTAGGGCGCAAAAGCCAAGAAAGCTTGAGATATGA
- a CDS encoding NAD(P)H-quinone oxidoreductase subunit 3, translating into MSHSELDSTYLGAFIILLLATCSFSLITFLSSKISKKLANRNTERLKVGFYECGPTTVKQPNKINIHYFFYGILFILFDVEVIFMYPWAVDFRLLGLFGLIEMLLFVAILLIGFAYAWQKGVFKWQSIR; encoded by the coding sequence ATGTCACACTCAGAGCTTGACAGCACCTATCTTGGCGCTTTTATCATACTTTTGTTAGCTACTTGTTCGTTTAGCTTGATAACATTTTTATCTTCAAAGATAAGCAAAAAGCTAGCCAACCGCAACACCGAGCGCCTAAAAGTTGGCTTTTACGAGTGCGGACCGACAACCGTAAAACAGCCAAATAAGATAAATATCCACTACTTTTTTTATGGAATTTTATTTATTTTATTTGACGTTGAGGTCATTTTTATGTATCCGTGGGCGGTGGATTTTAGGCTGCTTGGGCTATTTGGGCTAATAGAAATGCTGCTTTTTGTGGCGATCTTACTCATCGGCTTTGCCTACGCTTGGCAAAAAGGAGTCTTTAAATGGCAAAGCATCAGATAA
- a CDS encoding NADH-ubiquinone oxidoreductase subunit E family protein: MRRVDLRHLKGEFLSALGQQIKASEPDEVVIFLFEIGDYSGVTKAVNLAYNLNCEVMNSLKFNQVDWALTIKKGKI, translated from the coding sequence ATGAGAAGGGTCGATCTTAGGCATCTAAAGGGCGAGTTTTTAAGCGCTCTTGGACAGCAGATAAAGGCTAGCGAGCCAGACGAAGTTGTGATATTTTTGTTTGAGATAGGTGATTACAGCGGTGTAACAAAGGCCGTAAATTTGGCTTATAACCTAAACTGCGAGGTAATGAACTCGCTTAAATTTAACCAAGTTGATTGGGCATTAACGATAAAAAAGGGCAAGATATGA
- a CDS encoding D-2-hydroxyacid dehydrogenase encodes MKIVCLDAATLGENVDLSVFKKFGEFISYQKTKSDEVVPRLKGVDIVITNKVVIDKAVMDAANLNLICISATGMNNVDLEHAKAKNIAVKNVAGYSTASVVQHTFALLFELTNRIKFYDHYVKSGEWVKSEIFTYLGADISEIAGKEFGVIGLGEIGRGVAAAARAFGANVSYYSTSGANKNSEFAQKSLEGLLRSSDIISIHAPLNEKTRNLLGANEITLLKDDAIVLNLGRGGIVDEAAMARAIDERNLRFGTDVLESEPMSKNSPFLNVKNKENLLITPHVAWGSLEARKTLIVKIVANIENFINENR; translated from the coding sequence ATGAAGATCGTTTGTTTAGACGCGGCAACTCTTGGAGAAAACGTAGATCTTAGTGTTTTTAAGAAATTTGGCGAGTTTATCAGCTACCAAAAGACTAAGAGCGATGAGGTCGTGCCTCGTCTAAAGGGCGTTGATATCGTCATCACAAACAAGGTCGTCATCGACAAAGCCGTGATGGACGCGGCAAATTTAAATCTTATCTGCATAAGCGCAACTGGGATGAATAATGTCGATCTAGAGCATGCAAAAGCTAAAAATATAGCTGTTAAAAACGTCGCTGGCTACTCAACTGCAAGCGTCGTGCAGCACACGTTTGCCTTGCTTTTTGAGCTAACAAATCGCATCAAATTTTATGATCACTACGTAAAAAGTGGCGAGTGGGTGAAAAGCGAAATTTTCACCTATCTTGGCGCAGATATCAGCGAGATCGCTGGCAAAGAGTTTGGCGTCATCGGACTTGGCGAGATAGGACGCGGCGTGGCGGCAGCGGCACGTGCATTTGGCGCAAACGTGAGCTACTACTCGACAAGCGGAGCAAATAAAAATAGTGAGTTTGCGCAAAAAAGCTTAGAGGGGCTACTAAGAAGCAGCGACATCATCAGCATCCACGCACCGCTAAATGAAAAGACTAGAAATTTACTAGGCGCAAACGAGATAACTTTGCTAAAAGATGATGCGATAGTGCTAAATTTAGGACGCGGCGGCATAGTGGATGAAGCTGCTATGGCAAGGGCGATAGATGAGAGAAATTTACGCTTTGGCACCGACGTTTTAGAAAGCGAGCCAATGAGCAAAAATAGCCCATTTTTAAATGTAAAAAACAAAGAAAATCTACTAATCACCCCGCACGTAGCATGGGGCAGCTTGGAGGCTAGAAAGACACTCATCGTAAAGATCGTCGCAAACATCGAAAATTTCATAAATGAGAACAGATAA
- a CDS encoding glutathionylspermidine synthase family protein has product MINLRKITPLNNEFMEKIGFAWHTDNDNSSYIADEIVQVSEKEANAYYEAANELYDMYVNAAQHVIDNNLFHEIGIPFNLVDIIKNSWENDVHWHLYGRFDLAGGLDGKPIKLIEFNADTPTAVFETAIIQWAMLKLNHMDEAAQFNDLYESLKQNFKRLVTLGDEDADFDELYEGWGILFSSIAGSIEDEQTVKLLQYIAKEAGFKTDFSYVDEVVFDDNEGIFKGEENFEYWFKLVPWESIAIDEGELALILSNIVKNQKAIIINPAYTLLFQSKGILKILWDLYPNHPLLLETSNEPLKGKKYVKKPVFGREGANVSIYDENGAQIASSDGEYDSNKAIYQEFYEFNQDEKGESYQAGVFYAYEACALGYRKGGKILDNYSKFVGHFIKD; this is encoded by the coding sequence ATGATAAATTTAAGAAAAATCACCCCATTAAACAACGAATTTATGGAAAAAATCGGCTTTGCATGGCATACAGATAACGACAACAGCTCGTATATCGCTGATGAGATCGTGCAGGTAAGCGAAAAAGAGGCAAATGCCTACTACGAGGCGGCAAACGAGCTATATGATATGTATGTAAATGCCGCTCAACACGTGATCGACAACAACCTTTTTCACGAGATAGGCATACCATTTAACCTTGTTGATATCATTAAAAATAGCTGGGAAAATGACGTTCATTGGCACCTTTACGGCAGGTTTGACCTAGCTGGAGGGCTTGATGGTAAGCCTATAAAGCTCATTGAATTTAACGCTGACACGCCAACGGCAGTTTTTGAGACGGCGATCATCCAGTGGGCGATGCTAAAGCTAAATCACATGGACGAAGCAGCCCAGTTTAACGACCTTTACGAGTCGCTAAAGCAAAATTTTAAACGCCTTGTCACACTTGGCGACGAGGATGCAGACTTTGACGAGCTTTACGAGGGCTGGGGGATACTCTTTAGCAGCATCGCTGGCAGTATCGAGGACGAGCAGACCGTAAAACTACTGCAATACATCGCAAAAGAGGCTGGCTTTAAAACAGACTTTTCTTACGTTGATGAGGTCGTTTTTGACGATAATGAGGGCATTTTTAAAGGTGAAGAAAATTTCGAGTATTGGTTCAAGCTTGTCCCTTGGGAGAGCATAGCGATCGATGAGGGTGAGCTGGCTCTGATACTTTCAAACATCGTCAAAAATCAAAAAGCTATCATCATAAATCCAGCCTACACGCTGCTTTTCCAAAGCAAAGGGATCTTAAAAATCCTTTGGGATCTATATCCTAATCACCCGCTCTTGCTTGAGACCTCAAATGAGCCGCTAAAAGGCAAAAAATATGTGAAAAAGCCGGTATTTGGAAGAGAAGGTGCAAACGTCTCTATATACGATGAAAACGGCGCACAAATAGCAAGCAGTGATGGCGAATACGACTCAAACAAAGCCATCTATCAAGAATTTTACGAGTTTAACCAAGATGAGAAGGGCGAGAGCTACCAAGCAGGCGTATTTTACGCTTATGAGGCGTGCGCGCTTGGATATAGAAAGGGCGGTAAAATTTTAGATAACTACTCTAAATTTGTAGGACATTTTATTAAGGATTAA
- a CDS encoding NADH-quinone oxidoreductase subunit C, which yields MREYKPKNDLQKKQYYSEKFYIAKQTPKEAVSGSKFDEELAVLEQSGVQILSSYVEFDQLVLYVNSSENFKALEALKGFGYEQLCELAAIDYIAQKGGYEVFYQLLSVSKNRRARVKCFVKKDEMLKSVCELYKSANWAEREMYDLSGVLIKDHPNLKRLIMPDDWNSHPLLKSYPLVGDEAAKWYEVDKIFGREFREQIGEENRDPAFVDEKDTFGFSRVFDENEDYEYQEEGGVRFVKKAKFNQSQIVKERP from the coding sequence ATGAGAGAGTATAAGCCAAAAAACGACCTGCAAAAAAAGCAGTACTACAGCGAGAAATTTTATATCGCCAAACAGACGCCAAAAGAAGCAGTAAGTGGCTCTAAATTTGACGAAGAGCTGGCTGTTTTAGAGCAAAGCGGAGTGCAAATTTTATCTAGCTACGTGGAGTTTGACCAACTTGTTCTCTACGTAAATTCAAGTGAAAATTTTAAAGCGCTTGAAGCGTTAAAAGGCTTTGGCTACGAGCAGCTTTGTGAGCTTGCAGCAATTGATTATATAGCGCAAAAAGGTGGATATGAGGTCTTTTATCAGCTTTTAAGTGTTAGCAAAAATAGGCGCGCACGAGTAAAGTGCTTTGTCAAAAAGGATGAAATGCTAAAAAGCGTCTGCGAGCTTTATAAAAGCGCAAACTGGGCGGAGCGTGAGATGTATGATCTAAGCGGTGTTTTAATCAAAGATCATCCAAATTTAAAGCGCCTCATCATGCCTGATGACTGGAACTCGCACCCACTACTAAAAAGCTATCCGCTAGTTGGCGACGAGGCTGCTAAATGGTACGAGGTAGATAAAATTTTTGGGCGTGAATTTAGAGAGCAGATCGGCGAAGAGAACCGCGACCCAGCCTTTGTCGATGAGAAAGATACCTTTGGATTTTCAAGAGTGTTTGACGAAAATGAAGACTACGAGTATCAAGAAGAAGGCGGCGTGAGATTTGTCAAAAAGGCTAAATTTAACCAAAGCCAGATAGTAAAGGAAAGACCTTGA
- the nuoD gene encoding NADH dehydrogenase (quinone) subunit D — protein sequence MSQAPNRLKPFFENLEFEQNDGKMILNFGPQHPSAHGQLKLVLELDGEKVVRAMPEVGFMHRGVEKMAENMTYQEFIPVTDRVDYIASSANNYAFCAAVEKLCAIEVPRRAQIIRVMLLELNRISSHLLFLATHALDVGAMSVFLYAFREREYVLDLIEKYCGARLTHSSIKIGGVPLDLPDGWCEELLKFCEKFPSDITLYEDLLSENRIWQARLVDVGVVSKELALSSGCSGVMLRASGIVRDIRKEEPYLIYDELEFDVPYATKGDCYARYLLYMKEMRECVKILKQCVSKYQTSSPAIISDAPEYVSASKEQIMSQNYSLMQHFVLITQGLKPPKGEIYFASESPKGELGIYINSDGSASPYRLKIRTPSFWHCAIYEDMLVGQYVADVAAIIGSTNIILGEVDR from the coding sequence TTGAGCCAGGCACCAAACCGCTTAAAACCATTTTTTGAAAATTTAGAATTTGAGCAAAATGACGGCAAGATGATACTAAATTTTGGCCCGCAGCACCCAAGCGCACACGGACAGCTAAAGCTTGTGCTTGAGCTTGACGGAGAAAAGGTCGTGCGCGCTATGCCAGAGGTTGGCTTTATGCACCGAGGCGTTGAAAAGATGGCTGAAAATATGACCTATCAGGAATTTATCCCAGTAACTGACAGGGTGGATTACATAGCATCGAGTGCCAATAACTACGCATTTTGCGCGGCCGTGGAGAAGCTTTGCGCCATAGAAGTGCCTCGCCGTGCGCAGATCATTAGAGTGATGCTTTTGGAGCTAAACCGTATCAGCTCGCACCTTTTATTTTTAGCCACGCACGCCCTTGACGTGGGGGCTATGAGTGTCTTTTTATATGCATTTAGAGAGCGCGAATACGTCCTTGATCTCATAGAAAAATACTGTGGCGCAAGGCTAACTCATAGCTCGATAAAGATCGGTGGCGTGCCGCTTGATCTACCTGATGGCTGGTGCGAGGAGCTGCTTAAATTTTGCGAGAAATTTCCAAGCGACATCACTCTTTACGAAGATCTGCTAAGTGAAAATAGAATTTGGCAAGCAAGGCTTGTTGATGTGGGCGTAGTTAGCAAAGAGTTAGCCCTTAGTAGCGGCTGCTCTGGCGTCATGCTAAGAGCAAGTGGCATCGTGCGCGACATCAGAAAAGAAGAGCCATATCTCATCTACGACGAGCTAGAATTTGACGTGCCTTACGCCACCAAGGGCGACTGCTACGCGAGATATCTGCTTTATATGAAAGAGATGCGCGAGTGCGTGAAAATTTTAAAGCAGTGCGTTAGCAAGTATCAGACAAGTAGCCCCGCCATCATCTCCGACGCGCCAGAGTATGTGAGCGCTTCAAAAGAGCAGATAATGAGCCAAAACTACTCATTAATGCAGCATTTTGTGCTGATAACTCAGGGGCTAAAGCCACCAAAGGGCGAAATTTACTTTGCTAGTGAGTCGCCAAAGGGCGAGCTTGGAATTTATATAAACTCAGACGGTAGCGCAAGCCCATATCGCCTAAAAATTCGCACACCAAGCTTTTGGCACTGCGCAATTTATGAAGATATGCTAGTTGGGCAGTATGTGGCAGATGTGGCTGCGATAATTGGCAGCACAAATATCATCTTAGGCGAGGTTGATAGATGA
- a CDS encoding DUF2314 domain-containing protein produces MGFFEKILGKQIDLGEQMPIYFVSRDEDYMQRAFEQARESFKYFWRELYWERRRIAPGLDYAMVKICFLDVVNGEEVGEHMWVNDVEFDGDTIYGTLVNEPDSVQNVKVGDQISAKFTDMSDWLFAIDGRAYGGFSVQAMRSRMQKDELAEHDAAWGLDFGDYNDILVVFEQKEHPENLIEHPMSKNMRGQVEQYIKAHPSMVADTDELGFTQLHHEALAGNLTIVNLLLENGANKNARTKSGKTAAEFAKQIGWSEIEKVLK; encoded by the coding sequence ATGGGCTTTTTTGAGAAAATCCTTGGTAAGCAAATAGACCTTGGTGAGCAGATGCCGATCTATTTTGTAAGTAGAGACGAAGACTACATGCAGCGCGCATTTGAGCAAGCTCGTGAGAGCTTTAAGTATTTTTGGCGTGAGCTTTACTGGGAGCGCCGCAGGATCGCGCCAGGACTTGATTATGCGATGGTAAAAATTTGCTTTTTAGATGTTGTAAATGGCGAAGAAGTTGGCGAGCACATGTGGGTAAATGACGTTGAATTTGACGGAGATACGATATATGGCACGCTCGTAAATGAGCCAGATAGCGTGCAAAACGTCAAAGTTGGCGATCAAATAAGCGCAAAATTTACCGATATGAGCGACTGGCTTTTTGCGATAGATGGACGTGCTTATGGCGGCTTTAGCGTGCAGGCGATGCGCTCACGCATGCAAAAAGATGAACTAGCCGAGCATGACGCGGCTTGGGGGCTTGATTTTGGCGATTATAACGACATTTTGGTAGTTTTCGAGCAAAAAGAGCACCCAGAAAATTTGATAGAGCATCCGATGAGCAAAAATATGCGCGGCCAGGTGGAGCAGTATATAAAAGCGCATCCAAGCATGGTCGCAGACACTGACGAGCTTGGCTTTACACAGCTTCACCACGAGGCACTTGCTGGGAATTTAACGATCGTAAATCTTTTGCTAGAAAACGGCGCAAATAAAAACGCCCGCACAAAAAGTGGCAAAACAGCGGCAGAATTTGCTAAGCAAATAGGCTGGAGCGAAATCGAAAAGGTGCTTAAATAG
- a CDS encoding coproporphyrinogen III oxidase family protein encodes MIFKNIVESFAVNYAHNSIQKSLYNEFNIDILNTTYTKTPKKDKKYMLYAHVPFCHTFCPYCSFHKYHYEQELAKIYFENLREEMRQIKEAGFDFTSLYVGGGTTLINEPELEKTLKLAKDLFSIEDVSAESDPNHISPESLSRFDGLINRLSVGVQSFDDETLKRVGRYDKFGSAEETKRKLEQAIGKIPVISLDLIFNLPNQTKEQLINDINVAKSISPQQITFYPLMKSELTRENIARALGVSNVDNEREFYEIIVSEFDKGGYRQSNAWAFSNEKSADLRDEYVGSNLEYVGVGSGAFSFLDGQLVINAFNLLDYGRKVKDRQSPVIAKCAFSKKERLKYTFLTRLFDGAVDIKAYNEQNNANINKDLFVELSLLKLVNAIYEENGVIKPTFFGKYICVVLMRDFYAGMDKVRAIFKDDAKIKRSKVLHIMSENTEQKFDQNIIQPRAAM; translated from the coding sequence ATGATTTTTAAAAATATTGTTGAGAGTTTTGCTGTAAATTACGCTCATAATTCTATACAAAAATCGCTATATAACGAATTTAACATAGACATTTTAAACACGACTTACACCAAAACTCCAAAAAAAGACAAAAAATATATGCTCTACGCTCACGTGCCATTTTGTCACACATTTTGCCCGTATTGCTCGTTTCACAAGTATCATTACGAGCAGGAGCTTGCGAAAATTTACTTTGAAAATTTACGCGAGGAGATGAGGCAGATAAAAGAGGCTGGCTTTGACTTTACGTCGCTTTATGTGGGCGGTGGCACGACGCTTATAAACGAGCCAGAGCTTGAAAAAACGCTAAAACTCGCAAAAGATCTCTTTAGCATAGAGGATGTCTCAGCAGAGAGCGACCCAAACCACATCTCGCCAGAGAGTTTGAGCCGTTTTGATGGGCTCATCAACCGCTTAAGCGTAGGCGTGCAAAGCTTTGATGACGAGACTTTAAAAAGAGTTGGCAGATACGATAAATTTGGCTCGGCTGAGGAGACAAAAAGAAAGCTTGAGCAGGCTATCGGCAAGATACCAGTCATCAGCTTAGATCTCATCTTTAACCTACCAAATCAGACAAAAGAGCAGCTAATAAACGACATAAACGTCGCAAAATCGATCTCTCCGCAGCAAATCACCTTCTATCCGCTAATGAAATCAGAACTAACAAGAGAGAACATCGCTCGCGCACTAGGTGTCTCAAACGTCGATAATGAGCGCGAATTTTACGAGATCATCGTGAGCGAATTTGATAAAGGTGGCTACAGGCAAAGTAACGCTTGGGCATTTTCAAACGAAAAAAGCGCAGACCTTCGCGACGAATATGTAGGCTCAAATTTAGAGTACGTGGGCGTTGGTAGCGGGGCATTTAGCTTCCTTGACGGCCAGCTTGTGATAAATGCCTTTAACCTACTTGACTACGGCAGAAAGGTCAAAGATAGACAAAGCCCAGTCATCGCAAAATGCGCATTTAGCAAAAAAGAGCGACTAAAATATACATTTTTAACAAGGCTTTTTGACGGTGCTGTGGATATCAAAGCCTACAACGAGCAAAACAACGCAAATATCAACAAAGACCTATTTGTCGAGCTTAGCTTGCTAAAACTTGTAAATGCGATCTATGAAGAAAATGGTGTTATCAAGCCAACATTTTTTGGCAAATATATCTGTGTCGTGCTCATGCGCGACTTCTACGCTGGCATGGACAAGGTGCGCGCGATATTTAAGGATGACGCGAAGATCAAGCGCAGCAAGGTGCTTCACATCATGAGTGAAAATACCGAGCAAAAATTTGATCAAAACATCATCCAGCCACGTGCTGCCATGTAA